The DNA sequence CCCCGCAGGCCCTGCAAGGCGAACATCTTGTTCCCGGCGATGGAGAACACCCGTACACCGCCCCATTTGTAGTCTTCCCGGGCGCCAGGCAAGCCCAGGCAAAACCGCGCGACGTCCTCTTCGCTCAACCTCATATCGTTCTGTCTCCACAGCTCTCAAAAGCTTCCACCAAATGGTCGATCCATGCGCGCACCGCCGGCAGCACGCCGCGACGGTGCGGGTAGACTGCCTGCAGCCAGCCATCGGGCAGCGACCATCCGGGCAGTAATTCCACCAGTGTGCCGTCCTGCAATTCCTCCTCGCAATACATGCTGGGCAATAAGGTAAAACCCAGGCCTGCAAGGACACAGGCTTGACGCACGACGAAGTCATCGATGCCCAGGCGTGCTTCAAAGGCCAGTTCGACACTCTGTCCGTCGGTCTTGAGCAGGCGCAGGTGCACCAGGCGATCAGCCTCCAACGCACCCAGCACGGGCAATTGCTTGAGATCCTCTGGGGTTTCGATCCGGCGTCCTTCGACGAGCGCCGGGCTGGCGACCATGATCAGCCGCGCCTGGCGCAGGCGCCGGGTCATCAGCTGCGGGTCTTCGTCGCCGAGGTCGCGCACGCGCAGCGCTACATCAATGCCTTCGCTGACCAGGTCCACACGGCGGTTCATCAGGCTCATTTCCAACTGCACCTGGGGAAACTTCGCCAGGAATGTCGCGATCACGCCGGGCAGGATCTGGTGCGCCAAGCCTACAGGGCTGGAGACGCGCAGACGTCCCCGGGGTTCGCTGGACATGCTCGCCACCGTTTCATCGGCCATCTCGGCTTCCAGTAGCATGGCCTGGCAATGGCGCAGGTAGCGTTCGCCGACCGCTGTCAGCTTCAACTGGCGCGTGGTGCGCTGCAGCAGGCGGGCATCGAGGCGTTCCTCGAGCTCGGCGATACGCCGCGAGAGCCGCGACTTGGGAATGCCCAGCAGGCGCCCGGCGGCGGCGAATCCACCGGCTTCGACGACTTTGGCGAAGTAGTACAGATCGTTGAGGTCTTGCATGTCGCGCTCGATTGTCCTGTCAGTGGAACGAACTATCGCATTTTTGCGGGCTTATCGGTTATTGGTTTCATCCATAGGATTGTCCCCAATTGATCGCTAGGTCGCGATCCTCACTTGGAGAGCATTCACATGAAACTTCTGCACATCGATTCGAGCATCCTCGGCGACAATTCCGCTTCCCGCCAATTGAGCCGTGAAGTGGTCCAGGCTTGGCAAGCCGCCGAGGCGGATGTGGTCGTGACCTACCGTGACCTGGCCGCTGACGCCATCAGCCACTTTTCCGCCCAGACCCTGGTCGCGGCCGGGACCAGCGCCGAGCTGCGCGACGCCGCCCAACGACACGAAGCTGAACTCAGCGCCACCACGATGGCCGAATTCCTGGCCGCCGATGCCATCGTCATCGCCGCGCCCATGTACAACTTCACCATTCCGACCCAGCTCAAGGCCTGGATCGACCGCATCGCCGTGGCCGGGCAGACATTCCGCTACACCGAAGCAGGTCCGGAAGGTCTGTGTGGCGACAAGAAGCTGGTGATCGTTTCTACTTCGGGCGGGCTGCATGCCGGCCAGCCAAGCGGAGTGGCCCATGAAGAATATCTGAAGGTAATGTTCGGTTTTCTCGGCATCACCGACATCGAGTTCGTCCGCGCCGAGGGCCTGGCTTACGGTGACGACATGCGCACCAAGGCCATGAGCCAGGCCAAGGCGCAGATCGGCGGGCAATTCGCCGCTGCGTAAGGCTTGTGTAAAAACTCCATGCCCTTCGGGCAAGCTGCGTAAAACTCTGTATTCTGGTCGTCGTGGACGGCCAGGGTGCGGAGTTTTTTGCGTCTGGCATCAGGCTTTTGTGGCGCAGGTTATGCACGGCCAAGGCGGCAGGCAACAGGATCCCCTGTTTGCTGGTGAGGATTAGATTCGATGACACGTATTGGTGCAGGGCTACTGCTGTGCTTGCTCGGCAGCCTGGCTTCAGTGCAGGCCGCACCGGCGCCGCATCCACATTGGAGCGCCGGGTTCCATGAACTGAGCTTTCTCGATCCGCTGGATCAGCAGCCGATGCACGCCATTGCTTTTTATCCCTCCATCGATAAGGAACAGTCCAGCCAGTTGGGGGGCTACCAGATCGACGCCGCGCCAGAGGCCCAGATCGCCATCGGCCGTTTTCCGTTGCTGATGTTGTCCCATGGCAACACCGGTACACCACTGGCCCTGCATGACCTGGCCACCTCCCTGGCGCGCAAGGGATTTGTGGTGGTGGCGGTGATTCATCCCGGCGACAACGCCCAGGACCATAGTCGGCTCGGTACCCTCAGCAACCTGTATGGCCGGCCGATCCAGATTTCCGAAGCCATCACCGCGACGCTGAATGACCCGATGCTCTCGCCGTTCGTCAATGCAGGGCAGGTGGGGGTGATCGGTTATTCCGCCGGTGGCGAAACCGCGCTGATCCTGTCCGGTGCGACGCCGGATCTCAATCGCCTGCGTCATTACTGCCAGGAGCGGCCGGATGACCGTGACGCCTGT is a window from the Pseudomonas brassicacearum genome containing:
- a CDS encoding LysR substrate-binding domain-containing protein, coding for MQDLNDLYYFAKVVEAGGFAAAGRLLGIPKSRLSRRIAELEERLDARLLQRTTRQLKLTAVGERYLRHCQAMLLEAEMADETVASMSSEPRGRLRVSSPVGLAHQILPGVIATFLAKFPQVQLEMSLMNRRVDLVSEGIDVALRVRDLGDEDPQLMTRRLRQARLIMVASPALVEGRRIETPEDLKQLPVLGALEADRLVHLRLLKTDGQSVELAFEARLGIDDFVVRQACVLAGLGFTLLPSMYCEEELQDGTLVELLPGWSLPDGWLQAVYPHRRGVLPAVRAWIDHLVEAFESCGDRTI
- a CDS encoding alpha/beta hydrolase family protein; this encodes MTRIGAGLLLCLLGSLASVQAAPAPHPHWSAGFHELSFLDPLDQQPMHAIAFYPSIDKEQSSQLGGYQIDAAPEAQIAIGRFPLLMLSHGNTGTPLALHDLATSLARKGFVVVAVIHPGDNAQDHSRLGTLSNLYGRPIQISEAITATLNDPMLSPFVNAGQVGVIGYSAGGETALILSGATPDLNRLRHYCQERPDDRDACNTQGELIADRDDLQPVADPRVRALLLMAPLSLKFGRHTLADVHVPVLLYSGDGDKLVAFDKNAAALARKLPTAPDFKTLAGAGHFVFLAPCTDEQIAAMPALCTDADGVDRKDIHRTMISEASRFFSDALGKSTRAGLRTADQ
- a CDS encoding FMN-dependent NADH-azoreductase; its protein translation is MKLLHIDSSILGDNSASRQLSREVVQAWQAAEADVVVTYRDLAADAISHFSAQTLVAAGTSAELRDAAQRHEAELSATTMAEFLAADAIVIAAPMYNFTIPTQLKAWIDRIAVAGQTFRYTEAGPEGLCGDKKLVIVSTSGGLHAGQPSGVAHEEYLKVMFGFLGITDIEFVRAEGLAYGDDMRTKAMSQAKAQIGGQFAAA